A genomic stretch from Anaerolinea thermophila UNI-1 includes:
- a CDS encoding DUF4160 domain-containing protein has translation MPTVLVIGPYRFFFVSLDYGEPPHIHVQREKFVAKFWLDPVQLEKSGGFKAQELNQIGKLVQENQTYLLERWYEHFGQ, from the coding sequence ATGCCTACCGTTCTGGTTATTGGCCCTTATCGCTTCTTTTTCGTTTCTCTGGATTACGGTGAACCGCCTCATATCCATGTGCAACGGGAAAAGTTTGTCGCTAAATTCTGGCTGGATCCGGTCCAACTGGAAAAATCCGGTGGGTTCAAAGCACAGGAACTTAACCAGATTGGTAAACTGGTTCAGGAAAACCAGACGTATCTCTTGGAGCGTTGGTATGAGCACTTTGGTCAATGA
- a CDS encoding DUF2442 domain-containing protein: MSTLVNEIQQARAQSVRITEDMLVVELTDGRVISVPLAWYPRLWYGSESERAHFEIIGEGEYIHWPELDEDLSVSGILKGRRSLENPESLKKWLAKRQK, translated from the coding sequence ATGAGCACTTTGGTCAATGAAATCCAGCAGGCACGTGCCCAGTCCGTTCGGATTACTGAAGATATGCTCGTCGTGGAACTGACCGACGGACGTGTTATCAGCGTCCCGCTCGCCTGGTACCCCAGACTGTGGTATGGTAGCGAGAGCGAGCGCGCTCATTTCGAGATTATCGGCGAAGGGGAGTACATCCATTGGCCAGAACTGGACGAGGATTTGAGTGTAAGCGGAATTCTTAAGGGACGCCGTTCCCTTGAAAACCCAGAATCCCTCAAGAAATGGCTGGCAAAACGCCAGAAATAA
- a CDS encoding N-acetylmuramoyl-L-alanine amidase: MQVEIVSPVKFVTFLAGLILLVGGVWGLVHVPQGAAAAQALPSPTPTPLLTAAVFEPTATPMAVPTATPMPTPTAVPDNLQTYLEGCRKGGAAAFTPDYAGAVVAASCNHGGENRPQAVVVHATEGELPAALAHLRDPQSRVSAHYVVDRDGTVYQLVPERAVAYHVACGVEGCVSSCPAFLCGDGRPESRSIGIELVNRGKVPQDWRGAVYEDYGMAFGWRWLTRACTWRRGWGRLECTCCGGWCAANAACRAMWAFWWGWWGG, encoded by the coding sequence ATGCAGGTGGAAATTGTCTCACCGGTGAAGTTTGTCACCTTCCTGGCAGGGCTGATCCTGCTGGTAGGCGGGGTGTGGGGGCTGGTGCACGTCCCCCAGGGAGCGGCAGCGGCGCAAGCCCTGCCCTCTCCGACCCCCACACCCCTGCTGACGGCGGCGGTGTTTGAACCGACCGCCACCCCGATGGCTGTGCCAACGGCGACACCCATGCCCACACCCACTGCTGTGCCGGACAACCTCCAGACCTATCTGGAGGGATGTCGAAAGGGTGGGGCGGCGGCTTTCACGCCGGACTACGCCGGGGCGGTGGTGGCGGCGTCCTGCAATCACGGCGGGGAGAACCGTCCGCAGGCGGTGGTGGTGCATGCCACGGAGGGCGAATTGCCCGCAGCCCTGGCGCACCTGCGCGACCCGCAGAGCCGGGTGAGCGCGCATTACGTGGTAGATCGGGACGGGACGGTGTATCAGTTAGTCCCGGAGCGGGCGGTGGCGTACCATGTCGCCTGCGGGGTGGAAGGCTGTGTATCGTCCTGCCCGGCGTTTCTGTGCGGGGACGGTAGACCGGAGAGCCGCAGTATCGGGATTGAACTGGTGAACCGCGGCAAAGTGCCGCAGGACTGGCGGGGAGCGGTGTACGAGGACTACGGGATGGCGTTCGGCTGGCGCTGGTTGACCCGCGCCTGTACCTGGCGGCGTGGCTGGGGACGGTTGGAGTGTACCTGCTGTGGTGGCTGGTGCGCCGCGAACGCAGCATGCCGGGCTATGTGGGCTTTCTGGTGGGGGTGGTGGGGTGGATGA
- a CDS encoding CAP domain-containing protein, with amino-acid sequence MVVPRLEAYEFVIRAAGYQSTVRQGTGLEPVSVLLVFLQPQAGQGQTYRVFLPLVLQPNSVVIPPYDPQAALNRLNAWRRLAGVPVVQGNPQLHAGCRAHARYTAQNALLGHVEDPQLPNYTAEGDFCGQAGVVSLGAEVYPSDEQMVDALLVSPFHALYALDPRLVEVGFGSYRHADIWGGVFSAAALDVFHGLDSGQSVTPWVFPGWGKTVEYLTYDGRGIPDPLTSCPGYTAPSGTVLIAAFGEGEVEVEWSTLNRGSEVLEHCVLTAATYTHPNPEVQREGRAALWAQGAVLLVPRQPLQAGNWYAFTVRLKDGREAHGLFQTAPTPKQAVTMQVR; translated from the coding sequence ATGGTGGTGCCGCGGCTGGAGGCGTATGAGTTTGTCATCCGCGCGGCTGGCTACCAGAGCACGGTGCGGCAGGGGACGGGACTGGAACCGGTGAGCGTGCTGTTGGTCTTTCTGCAGCCGCAGGCAGGCCAGGGGCAGACGTACCGCGTCTTCCTGCCGCTGGTGCTCCAGCCGAACAGCGTGGTAATCCCGCCCTACGACCCGCAGGCAGCCCTCAACCGGCTGAATGCGTGGCGGAGGCTGGCGGGAGTGCCGGTGGTGCAGGGAAATCCGCAACTGCACGCGGGCTGTCGGGCGCATGCGCGCTACACGGCGCAGAACGCCCTGCTCGGGCATGTGGAAGACCCCCAACTGCCGAATTACACCGCAGAGGGCGACTTCTGCGGGCAGGCGGGGGTGGTGAGCCTGGGAGCAGAAGTGTACCCCTCGGACGAGCAGATGGTGGACGCGCTGTTGGTCTCGCCGTTCCATGCGCTGTACGCGCTGGATCCGCGATTGGTGGAGGTGGGCTTTGGCAGTTACCGCCATGCGGATATCTGGGGCGGGGTCTTCTCGGCGGCGGCGCTGGACGTCTTTCACGGGCTGGATTCCGGGCAGAGCGTGACCCCCTGGGTGTTCCCGGGCTGGGGAAAGACGGTGGAGTACCTGACCTACGACGGGCGGGGCATCCCCGACCCGCTGACGTCCTGCCCGGGCTACACTGCCCCGAGCGGCACCGTGCTGATAGCGGCCTTCGGTGAGGGCGAGGTAGAGGTGGAGTGGAGCACGCTGAACCGCGGGAGTGAGGTGCTGGAGCATTGCGTCCTCACCGCCGCGACCTACACCCACCCCAATCCGGAAGTGCAGAGGGAGGGGCGCGCGGCGTTATGGGCGCAGGGAGCCGTGTTGCTGGTGCCACGCCAACCGCTGCAGGCGGGGAACTGGTACGCCTTTACGGTGCGGCTGAAGGACGGACGGGAGGCGCACGGGCTGTTTCAGACGGCGCCAACGCCGAAGCAGGCGGTGACGATGCAGGTGCGGTAA
- a CDS encoding ClpP family protease, which translates to MKRERWVQFFAPVNGESFGLLVNLLQNAVLDGTERVHLLLSTPGGTVSYGLTLYALLRGLPIEVWTYNVGQVDSIGVVVYCAGKRRLAAPQTRFLLHGIRTPLERGVYTTEQLREIVGEMETDQRNICRVLAESTGQALEKVERDLFHALTLLPEQAREYRLVDEIVTEIIPSQVSLTTIFIKDERHNERMYVEEK; encoded by the coding sequence ATGAAGCGGGAGCGCTGGGTGCAGTTCTTTGCGCCGGTGAACGGCGAGAGTTTTGGGCTTTTGGTGAACCTCTTGCAGAACGCTGTACTGGACGGGACGGAGCGGGTGCACCTGCTGCTTTCCACGCCCGGAGGCACGGTATCCTACGGTCTGACGCTCTACGCCCTGCTGCGCGGACTGCCCATCGAGGTGTGGACGTACAACGTCGGGCAGGTGGATTCGATTGGGGTCGTGGTGTACTGCGCCGGAAAGCGGCGTCTGGCAGCGCCGCAGACGCGGTTTTTGCTGCACGGCATTCGAACGCCGTTGGAGAGGGGCGTTTACACCACTGAACAGTTACGGGAAATCGTCGGCGAGATGGAGACCGACCAGCGCAATATCTGCCGCGTGCTGGCCGAGTCAACCGGGCAAGCGCTGGAAAAAGTGGAGCGGGACCTGTTCCACGCCCTGACGCTGCTGCCCGAACAGGCCAGGGAATACCGGTTGGTGGATGAGATTGTGACGGAGATCATCCCCTCGCAGGTATCCCTGACGACGATTTTCATCAAGGACGAGAGACACAACGAGAGAATGTACGTGGAGGAAAAATGA
- a CDS encoding CpaF family protein has translation MSWLELMAQTTPEQEARIVELASGDLKNLPLAVLRDRQQLQARAQAAVSSAATRLGVSLTPQLQSALAKTVAARIGGLGAFDELLPPARTDLSEITLNPDGTLWILRKGERFFEKYNRQPGLDEVWRSVEALLAPIGRAISEAQPSVDAKLPRMEGMGGARVKIVHPVLAPGLGYPAVNIRLFEPRPVPPEQIIAWGACPQAVMDGLLEAVAGGLRVLVIGGTATGKTTFLSALAHGIPKEARIVKIEDPEEIWLPHPNVVTLEARPQVVGSDVPGYSLSDGVDDAMRMAPNWLMVGEVRTGTAALSLFRAQMSDHPGLSTLHAEGPEAAIHRLGVLMWADAQVRIEAAKEMFAMAVDLVVQVGWKDGRRQVLGVWEVNPELKAGNVTFRKLYQAGESQMAEISRRRGGAG, from the coding sequence ATGAGTTGGCTGGAATTGATGGCACAAACCACCCCGGAGCAGGAAGCGCGGATTGTGGAACTGGCGTCCGGGGACTTGAAGAACCTGCCGCTGGCGGTCCTGCGTGACCGGCAGCAGTTGCAGGCGCGGGCGCAGGCGGCTGTATCCAGCGCGGCAACGCGGTTGGGGGTCTCGCTGACCCCGCAGTTGCAGTCCGCGCTGGCCAAGACGGTAGCGGCGCGCATTGGCGGACTGGGGGCGTTCGATGAACTCCTGCCCCCGGCGAGGACGGATCTGAGCGAGATCACCCTCAACCCGGACGGGACGCTCTGGATTCTGCGCAAGGGGGAACGCTTTTTCGAAAAATACAACCGCCAGCCTGGGCTGGATGAGGTGTGGCGCAGCGTGGAAGCCTTGCTGGCGCCGATTGGGCGGGCGATTTCGGAAGCCCAACCCTCGGTGGACGCCAAACTGCCGCGCATGGAAGGCATGGGCGGGGCGCGGGTGAAGATTGTCCATCCCGTACTGGCGCCGGGGCTGGGGTATCCGGCGGTGAACATCCGCCTGTTCGAGCCGCGCCCCGTGCCGCCGGAGCAGATCATCGCCTGGGGCGCCTGCCCGCAGGCGGTGATGGATGGTCTGCTGGAAGCGGTGGCGGGCGGTTTGCGCGTGCTGGTGATCGGCGGGACGGCGACCGGTAAAACGACCTTCCTTTCGGCATTGGCGCATGGAATACCGAAAGAGGCGCGCATTGTGAAGATTGAAGACCCGGAGGAAATCTGGCTGCCGCACCCCAACGTGGTGACGCTGGAAGCCCGACCGCAGGTGGTGGGGAGCGACGTGCCTGGCTATTCACTCTCCGATGGGGTAGATGACGCCATGCGCATGGCGCCGAACTGGCTGATGGTGGGCGAAGTGCGCACGGGGACGGCGGCGCTGTCGCTGTTCCGGGCGCAGATGAGCGATCATCCGGGGTTGTCCACCCTGCACGCCGAAGGGCCGGAAGCCGCCATCCACCGCCTGGGGGTGTTGATGTGGGCGGACGCGCAGGTGCGCATTGAAGCCGCCAAGGAGATGTTTGCCATGGCGGTAGACCTGGTGGTGCAGGTGGGCTGGAAGGACGGGCGGCGGCAGGTGCTGGGGGTGTGGGAGGTGAACCCGGAGTTGAAAGCGGGCAACGTCACCTTCCGTAAACTTTACCAGGCGGGAGAGTCGCAGATGGCGGAGATTAGCCGCCGGAGAGGAGGTGCAGGATGA